A genomic window from Ursus arctos isolate Adak ecotype North America unplaced genomic scaffold, UrsArc2.0 scaffold_25, whole genome shotgun sequence includes:
- the GSC gene encoding homeobox protein goosecoid: MPASMFSIDNILAARPRCKDSVLPVAPSAAAPVVFPALHGDSLYGAGGGASSDYGAFYPRPVAPGGAGLPAAVGGSRLGYNNYFYGQLHVQAAPVGPACCGAVPPLGAQQCSCVPTPPGYEGPGSVLVSPVPHQMLPYMNVGTLSRTELQLLNQLHCRRKRRHRTIFTDEQLEALENLFQETKYPDVGTREQLARKVHLREEKVEVWFKNRRAKWRRQKRSSSEESENAEKWNKTSSKASPEKREEEGKSDLDSDS, encoded by the exons ATGCCCGCCAGCATGTTCAGCATCGACAACATCCTGGCCGCTCGGCCGCGCTGCAAAGACTCGGTGCTGCCAGTGGCGCCCAGCGCCGCGGCTCCGGTTGTCTTCCCGGCCCTGCACGGGGACTCGCTCTACGGCGCCGGCGGCGGCGCCTCCTCGGACTATGGCGCCTTCTATCCGCGCCCCGTGGCCCCCGGCGGCGCAGGCCTCCCGGCCGCGGTCGGCGGCTCCCGCCTCGGCTACAACAACTACTTCTACGGGCAGCTGCACGTGCAGGCGGCGCCCGTGGGCCCGGCCTGCTGCGGGGCCGTGCCGCCGCTGGGTGCCCAGCAGTGCTCCTGCGTCCCGACGCCCCCAG GCTACGAGGGCCCCGGCTCGGTGCTGGTGTCCCCGGTCCCGCACCAGATGCTGCCCTACATGAACGTGGGCACGCTGTCGCGCACCGAGCTGCAACTCCTCAACCAGCTGCACTGCCGGCGGAAGCGGCGGCACCGCACCATCTTCACCGACGAGCAGCTGGAAGCGCTGGAGAACCTCTTCCAGGAGACCAAGTACCCAGACGTGGGCACCCGCGAGCAGCTGGCCCGGAAGGTGCATCTCCGCGAGGAGAAAGTGGAG GTCTGGTTTAAAAACCGCCGTGCCAAATGGAGGCGGCAGAAGCGGTCCTCGTCGGAGGAGTCGGAAAACGCCGAGAAGTGGAACAAGACGTCGTCCAAGGCGTCGCccgagaagagggaagaggaaggtaaAAGCGATTTGGACTCGGACAGCTGA